Proteins from a genomic interval of Desulfovibrio desulfuricans DSM 642:
- a CDS encoding glycosyltransferase family 2 protein — MLTIVLPMAGRGSRFANAGYTTPKPFIPIHDVPMIKVVVDNLRPSCPHRFVFICQQEHIEAYDLNRKLPSYAEHVEIIGINGITEGQVCTALLAKKFFDNDEPLLNANADQFIDCDINEFIASMLDRKLDGLIMTMKSQDPKWSYAKTDDNGLVVETAEKKVISHDATVGIFGFARGRDLVRSAEQMIADNIRVNNEFYTCPCYNYLIRDQKKIGIFPIGEEYNGMYGLGTPSDLNFFVKHPVSQRVKK, encoded by the coding sequence ATGCTTACAATAGTATTGCCGATGGCGGGCAGGGGCAGTCGTTTTGCAAATGCAGGATATACAACCCCCAAACCCTTTATTCCTATTCACGATGTCCCCATGATCAAGGTCGTCGTGGATAACTTGCGCCCTTCTTGCCCACATCGGTTTGTGTTCATATGTCAGCAGGAACATATTGAAGCGTACGACCTCAATAGAAAGCTTCCATCTTATGCTGAGCATGTTGAAATTATAGGTATAAATGGCATTACCGAGGGGCAGGTTTGTACTGCCTTGCTGGCAAAAAAGTTTTTTGACAATGATGAACCCCTGTTAAATGCTAATGCTGATCAATTTATTGATTGCGATATCAACGAGTTTATTGCTTCAATGCTAGACAGAAAGCTGGATGGTTTGATCATGACGATGAAAAGCCAGGATCCCAAATGGTCATATGCTAAGACAGATGATAACGGGCTGGTTGTTGAAACGGCAGAAAAAAAAGTTATTTCACATGATGCCACTGTTGGGATTTTTGGTTTTGCACGAGGGCGTGATCTTGTGCGCTCTGCAGAACAGATGATTGCTGATAATATCCGTGTTAATAATGAGTTTTATACCTGCCCTTGCTATAATTATCTGATTCGTGACCAGAAAAAAATTGGTATTTTCCCGATTGGCGAAGAATATAACGGGATGTATGGGTTGGGGACCCCTTCAGATCTTAATTTTTTTGTTAAGCATCCTGTATCGCAAAGGGTCAAGAAATGA
- a CDS encoding ABC transporter ATP-binding protein, whose protein sequence is MIASLKKIYAMLPVLRQRQLRWLTVGMLAQSIVELALAGAISLLGVALAAPDSLEKIAPLWRIYQMLPSFGDDIPSSIRLLILLMSMVCIATVLKNIITALMTYWQGEVSQSMSWDVATKIFGSYLREPYVWHTQKNPAELIGQVQWRSYVGYFSLGALQVFSQAGIIILLLVGALVAAPIVSVILYGVATVVALFVYRATQRKIRDAGELVANSGIAADKVVHAALYGIREVQIYRQGSAFYNSLIKRSAPVITGATRQIAYAPIPNWVLESLGMLLLLAGVIFMVFRGESVASITGTLSLMAATSWRILPAMNKIVGGILQLKANSYMVQKLLENYKDISSSAVEGDTRRAYAHSLELQDVSFTYPNASSASLKNVSLTIRKGSMVGLIGLSGAGKSTLVGVLTGLLRVDSGKVLVDGASAVPSPGFLNIGYVPQSPYIVDATLAENVAFSEWGSPPDEDRVRACCQMASIDFLDDLPDGIHTMLGDHGLRLSGGQVQRVAIARALYVNPDILLFDEATSALDGAAEAAIQRTVLNLRKNITIIVVAHRLTTVQGCDVLYWVDNGQIKQHGAVAEVLPSYEEFLQLNEVHVPSQPQQA, encoded by the coding sequence ATGATTGCCAGTCTGAAAAAAATTTACGCAATGCTGCCTGTATTGCGTCAGCGCCAGTTGCGCTGGCTGACCGTTGGGATGCTCGCGCAAAGTATTGTGGAATTGGCTTTGGCTGGTGCCATATCATTGTTGGGTGTTGCTTTGGCTGCGCCTGACAGTCTGGAAAAAATTGCTCCCCTGTGGCGAATATATCAAATGCTGCCCAGTTTTGGCGACGATATCCCAAGCAGTATCCGGTTGCTGATTCTTTTGATGAGCATGGTCTGTATTGCAACGGTATTGAAAAATATTATTACTGCTCTGATGACCTACTGGCAGGGCGAAGTGTCGCAGTCCATGTCCTGGGATGTTGCTACAAAAATATTTGGCAGCTATCTGCGCGAACCGTATGTCTGGCATACGCAAAAAAATCCTGCCGAGCTGATTGGACAAGTGCAATGGAGATCATATGTAGGATATTTTTCCTTGGGCGCTCTGCAGGTGTTTAGTCAGGCTGGCATAATAATACTTCTGCTGGTTGGGGCCCTTGTTGCGGCACCAATAGTGTCAGTTATACTATATGGGGTGGCTACGGTTGTTGCTCTGTTTGTATACCGAGCCACGCAACGTAAAATACGAGATGCCGGCGAGCTTGTTGCAAATTCTGGCATCGCTGCAGATAAGGTTGTTCACGCCGCGCTATACGGTATCCGTGAAGTGCAGATATATCGTCAAGGATCTGCTTTCTATAACAGTTTGATCAAGCGTTCCGCTCCCGTGATCACGGGGGCAACAAGGCAAATAGCATATGCCCCCATTCCCAACTGGGTTCTGGAATCCCTTGGAATGCTGCTTTTGCTGGCAGGAGTTATTTTTATGGTTTTTCGGGGCGAAAGCGTAGCCAGTATTACTGGCACTCTCTCGCTCATGGCGGCCACTTCATGGCGAATATTGCCAGCTATGAACAAGATAGTCGGCGGCATTCTGCAACTCAAAGCCAACAGTTACATGGTTCAGAAACTGTTGGAAAATTACAAGGATATTTCTTCCAGCGCAGTTGAAGGTGATACACGCAGAGCATATGCACATTCACTTGAATTGCAGGATGTCTCTTTTACATACCCCAATGCAAGTAGCGCGTCATTGAAAAATGTCAGCCTTACAATACGCAAAGGTTCTATGGTCGGGTTGATTGGCCTGTCGGGAGCCGGTAAAAGTACACTCGTAGGCGTGTTGACGGGCCTTTTGAGGGTTGATTCTGGAAAAGTGCTGGTTGACGGGGCCAGCGCAGTTCCCTCGCCAGGTTTTTTGAATATTGGTTATGTACCCCAAAGCCCGTATATAGTTGATGCGACGCTGGCTGAGAATGTGGCCTTCAGTGAATGGGGTTCTCCTCCCGACGAGGATAGGGTGCGGGCGTGCTGCCAGATGGCGTCCATTGATTTTCTGGATGATCTGCCAGATGGAATTCACACGATGTTGGGCGACCATGGGCTGCGTCTTTCTGGCGGGCAGGTGCAGCGTGTTGCTATTGCCAGAGCGCTTTACGTTAATCCTGATATCTTACTTTTTGATGAGGCTACAAGCGCGCTGGATGGAGCGGCAGAGGCTGCTATACAGCGTACAGTCCTGAATCTTCGCAAAAATATTACCATAATAGTTGTCGCTCACAGATTGACCACTGTTCAAGGCTGTGATGTTTTATACTGGGTTGATAACGGGCAGATAAAGCAACATGGGGCAGTTGCAGAAGTGCTGCCCTCGTATGAAGAGTTTTTACAGCTGAATGAAGTGCATGTGCCAAGCCAACCACAGCAGGCTTAG
- a CDS encoding GDP-L-fucose synthase family protein, with product MHKDVLVYVAGHRGLVGSALCRALARSGYERQITRTHAELDLCDQAGVRAFFAQHRPDVVILAAAKVGGIHANAAYPAEFIYQNLQIQNNVIDSAYRNGCKKLLFLGSSCIYPKMCPQPIKEEYLLTGPLEPTNDAYALAKISGIKMCQAYRRQYGFDAISAMPTNLYGPGDNYHPENSHVIPGLIRRFHEAKERGASEVAIWGTGKALREFLHVDDMAEACVFLLENYSDFEHVNVGSGVEHSILETAHLVAKVVGFNGNIVTDPSKPDGTPRKLMDSGRLLGMGWKPRVGLEEGLRDAYSDFSKRQ from the coding sequence ATGCATAAGGATGTTCTGGTCTATGTGGCTGGCCATCGGGGTCTGGTGGGTAGCGCTCTGTGTCGCGCCTTGGCGCGTTCTGGCTATGAGCGGCAGATCACCCGCACGCATGCGGAACTGGATTTGTGCGATCAGGCCGGGGTGCGGGCTTTTTTTGCCCAGCACAGGCCTGACGTGGTGATTCTGGCCGCAGCCAAGGTGGGGGGCATCCACGCCAATGCCGCATATCCCGCAGAGTTCATTTACCAGAACCTGCAAATCCAGAACAACGTCATCGACAGCGCATACCGCAACGGCTGCAAAAAACTGCTGTTTCTCGGCTCATCGTGCATTTACCCCAAGATGTGCCCGCAACCCATCAAGGAAGAGTATCTGCTCACCGGGCCGCTGGAACCGACCAACGATGCCTACGCACTGGCCAAAATCTCGGGCATCAAGATGTGCCAGGCCTACCGCAGGCAGTATGGCTTTGATGCCATCAGCGCCATGCCCACCAATCTGTATGGCCCTGGCGACAACTATCACCCGGAAAACAGCCATGTGATTCCTGGGCTTATCCGCCGTTTTCATGAAGCAAAAGAACGCGGGGCCTCAGAGGTTGCCATTTGGGGTACAGGCAAAGCCCTACGCGAATTTCTGCACGTGGACGACATGGCGGAAGCCTGCGTATTTTTGCTTGAAAACTATTCTGACTTTGAGCATGTGAATGTGGGTAGCGGAGTGGAACACTCCATTCTGGAAACAGCCCATCTGGTTGCCAAGGTTGTGGGGTTTAACGGCAACATCGTTACCGACCCCTCAAAACCGGATGGTACCCCCCGCAAGCTGATGGATTCAGGCAGACTTTTGGGCATGGGCTGGAAACCGCGCGTAGGGCTTGAAGAAGGTTTGCGCGATGCGTACAGCGATTTTTCCAAAAGACAATAA
- the gmd gene encoding GDP-mannose 4,6-dehydratase: MKKALITGITGQDGAYLAEFLLQKGYEVHGIKRRASLFNTDRIDHLYEDPHANRRRFILHYGDLSDSSNLVRLMQEVKPDEVYNLAAQSHVQVSFESPEYTADVDALGTLRLLEAIRIAGLTGTTRFYQASTSELFGLVQEVPQTEKTPFYPRSPYACAKLYAYWITVNYREAYGMYACNGILFNHESPIRGETFVTRKITRAMSRMVLGLQECLYLGNMDAKRDWGHARDYVEMQWLMLQQEQPDDFVIATGRQFSVRDFVNAAAAELGVRLSWQGTGVEETGTVASIDVSRLQQVAGNRQGLECHLKPGDVIVRVDPRYFRPTEVETLLGQPAKAKEKLGWEPKTSFEDMVAEMAREDLALSMRDAVCKVAGFKTFSHNE; encoded by the coding sequence ATGAAAAAAGCGCTTATAACCGGCATCACTGGTCAGGATGGGGCTTACCTCGCGGAGTTTCTGTTGCAGAAGGGCTACGAGGTGCATGGCATCAAAAGGCGCGCCTCGTTGTTCAACACCGACCGCATTGACCATCTGTATGAAGACCCGCATGCCAATCGGCGGCGCTTTATTCTGCATTATGGAGACCTGAGCGACTCCAGCAATCTGGTGCGTCTGATGCAGGAAGTAAAGCCGGACGAGGTGTATAATCTGGCGGCGCAGAGCCATGTGCAGGTTTCTTTTGAGTCGCCCGAATACACTGCGGATGTGGATGCCCTCGGAACCCTGCGTCTGCTTGAGGCCATCCGTATTGCCGGACTCACGGGGACCACGCGTTTTTATCAGGCCTCTACCTCTGAGCTTTTTGGGCTGGTGCAGGAAGTGCCGCAGACGGAAAAAACGCCATTCTATCCGCGTTCTCCCTACGCCTGCGCCAAGCTTTACGCCTACTGGATTACGGTCAACTACCGTGAAGCTTACGGCATGTATGCCTGCAACGGCATTCTTTTCAATCACGAATCACCCATCCGCGGTGAAACCTTTGTGACCCGCAAGATCACCCGCGCCATGTCGCGCATGGTGCTTGGCTTGCAGGAGTGCCTGTACCTCGGCAACATGGACGCCAAGCGCGACTGGGGTCACGCCCGTGATTACGTTGAAATGCAGTGGCTTATGTTGCAGCAGGAACAGCCCGATGATTTTGTGATCGCTACCGGGCGGCAGTTTTCTGTGCGCGATTTTGTCAATGCCGCAGCCGCAGAGCTTGGCGTCCGCCTCAGCTGGCAGGGCACTGGCGTGGAGGAAACCGGCACGGTGGCAAGCATTGACGTGAGCCGATTGCAGCAGGTCGCTGGCAACCGTCAGGGGCTGGAATGCCATCTCAAACCCGGCGATGTTATTGTGCGCGTTGACCCGCGCTACTTCCGCCCCACCGAAGTGGAAACCCTGCTGGGCCAGCCGGCCAAAGCCAAGGAAAAGCTGGGTTGGGAGCCGAAAACCTCCTTTGAAGACATGGTTGCCGAAATGGCGCGCGAAGATCTGGCCCTGAGCATGCGCGACGCCGTGTGCAAAGTGGCTGGCTTTAAAACCTTCAGCCACAACGAGTAA